The following proteins come from a genomic window of Pseudomonas sp. WJP1:
- a CDS encoding type I secretion system permease/ATPase yields MESEASRVHLIHDPRALHDDPLLDGLLTLCTLHQKPASAAMLTTGLPLPKQRLSVELLPRAAARAGLQGRVLVRKLDQIPAIAMPALLLLKDGRSAVLLGWQGDDQARLLLSESDGGESLVSRELLNDDYSGKVFFAQPQHKFDVNHGTLIPRARSWFRDTLMRSRWLYADAIAASFLINIIAMAAPLFVMNVYDRVVPNQAESTLWVLAVGITGAYVFDLILKSLRSLCLDLAGKKTDLIISATLFERIVGMAMKYRPARVGSFAQNIHEFQSLRDFLASLTLTSLIDLPFTLLIFLVIAILGGHLVWIPVLAFPIALLIGYALQKPLVATMERTMALGAERQSSLIETLAGLDAVKVNNAESERQYQWEQTIGTLSRLELRVKMLSGLAMNITLLIQQLAGVIMIVFGVYQIIAGNLSMGGLIACYMLSGRALSPLASLSGLLTRYQQARVTMTSVDQMMELPQERNFEERPLSRKVLQGAIECRQLNFTYPDQQNPALKNINLSIKPGEKIGIIGRSGSGKSSLAKLVVGLYQPDDGALLVDGVDIRQIDVSELRHNIGYVPQDIQLLAGTLRDNLVSGARYVEDEMVLQAAELAGVHEFARLHPQGYELQVGERGQNLSGGQRQNVALARALLLNPPVLLLDEPTSAMDNTGEERLKQRLAAMIESKTVVLVTHRASLLSLVDRLIVIDRGQILADGPKAVVMEALKKGQISVA; encoded by the coding sequence GTGGAATCAGAAGCCAGTCGAGTTCATCTCATCCATGACCCACGCGCGTTGCATGACGATCCATTGCTGGACGGCTTGCTGACCCTTTGTACGTTGCATCAAAAACCCGCCAGCGCGGCGATGTTGACCACGGGCCTGCCGCTACCCAAGCAACGCCTGAGCGTCGAATTGTTGCCACGCGCAGCGGCTCGCGCCGGTTTGCAAGGGCGGGTGCTGGTGCGCAAGCTGGACCAGATCCCGGCGATCGCGATGCCGGCACTGTTGCTGCTCAAGGACGGTCGCAGTGCCGTGCTGCTTGGCTGGCAAGGTGACGACCAGGCCCGGTTGTTGCTCAGTGAAAGTGACGGCGGCGAAAGCCTGGTCAGTCGCGAACTGCTGAACGACGATTACAGCGGCAAGGTGTTCTTCGCTCAACCCCAGCATAAATTCGACGTCAATCACGGCACCCTGATCCCGCGCGCGCGCTCATGGTTCCGCGACACCCTCATGCGTTCGCGTTGGCTTTACGCCGATGCCATCGCCGCCAGCTTCCTGATCAACATCATCGCCATGGCCGCGCCATTGTTCGTGATGAACGTCTACGATCGTGTGGTTCCGAACCAGGCCGAATCGACCCTTTGGGTATTGGCCGTCGGCATCACCGGTGCCTACGTGTTCGACCTGATCCTCAAGAGCCTGCGCAGCCTCTGCCTGGACCTGGCGGGCAAGAAAACCGACCTGATCATCTCGGCAACGCTGTTCGAGCGCATCGTCGGCATGGCCATGAAGTACCGCCCGGCCCGGGTCGGCAGCTTTGCCCAGAACATCCATGAGTTCCAGAGCCTGCGCGATTTTCTTGCGTCGCTGACCCTGACCAGCCTGATCGACCTGCCGTTCACGCTGCTGATCTTTCTGGTCATCGCCATTCTTGGCGGGCACCTGGTGTGGATCCCGGTGTTGGCGTTCCCGATTGCCTTGCTGATCGGCTATGCCTTGCAGAAACCCCTGGTGGCAACGATGGAGCGCACCATGGCGCTGGGCGCCGAGCGTCAGTCGAGCCTGATCGAGACCCTCGCAGGCCTTGATGCGGTTAAGGTCAACAATGCAGAGAGCGAGCGCCAGTATCAGTGGGAGCAGACCATCGGCACCCTCAGTCGCCTCGAGTTGCGGGTGAAAATGCTGTCCGGCCTGGCGATGAACATTACGTTGCTGATCCAGCAGTTGGCCGGAGTGATCATGATCGTCTTTGGCGTGTACCAGATCATCGCGGGCAACCTGAGCATGGGCGGCCTGATCGCCTGCTACATGCTCAGTGGTCGCGCGCTCAGTCCGCTGGCCTCGTTGTCCGGCCTGCTGACCCGCTACCAGCAGGCGCGTGTCACCATGACTTCGGTCGACCAGATGATGGAGTTGCCCCAGGAGCGCAATTTCGAAGAGCGCCCCCTGAGTCGCAAGGTGCTGCAAGGTGCCATCGAATGTCGCCAGCTGAATTTCACCTACCCGGACCAGCAAAACCCGGCGCTGAAAAACATCAATCTCTCGATCAAGCCGGGCGAGAAGATTGGCATCATCGGCCGCAGCGGCTCGGGCAAGAGCTCCCTGGCCAAACTGGTCGTGGGTCTCTACCAACCGGATGACGGTGCGCTGTTGGTAGATGGTGTGGACATCCGTCAGATCGATGTCAGCGAACTGCGCCACAACATCGGCTACGTGCCCCAGGATATCCAGCTGCTCGCCGGTACGCTGCGCGACAACCTGGTCTCGGGCGCACGCTATGTAGAAGACGAAATGGTGCTGCAGGCCGCAGAACTGGCTGGCGTCCATGAGTTTGCTCGCCTGCACCCGCAAGGCTACGAACTGCAAGTAGGCGAGCGTGGGCAGAACCTGTCCGGCGGTCAGCGCCAGAACGTGGCCCTGGCCCGTGCATTGCTGCTCAACCCGCCGGTCCTGCTGCTCGATGAGCCGACCAGCGCCATGGACAACACCGGTGAGGAACGCCTCAAGCAACGCCTCGCCGCGATGATTGAAAGCAAGACCGTGGTGCTGGTGACGCACCGTGCTTCGCTGCTGTCGCTGGTCGATCGCCTGATCGTCATCGACCGCGGGCAGATACTCGCCGATGGCCCGAAAGCTGTCGTGATGGAAGCGTTGAAGAAGGGGCAGATCAGTGTTGCTTAA
- a CDS encoding HlyD family type I secretion periplasmic adaptor subunit: MLLKSGVKGSIRRYFKGSDSLRDQPLPEVNKALIEDAPRVVRLTIWAVIGFFVFLMLWANFAVIDEVTKGDGKAIPSSKIQKIQNLEGGIVAEMFVTEGQIVEAGAPLIRLDDTRFASNVGETEADRLSMLLRVERLSAEVDDRPLNFPADVLKAVPGQAASEESLYISRRQQLHDEIGGLQEQLIQRQQELREFTSKQSQYRTALGLQRQEINMSEPLVAQGAVSPVEVLRLKRAEVETRGQLDATTLAIPRAESAIKEVARKIDETRGKFRSEALTQLNEARTDLNKAQATGKALEDRVSRTMVTSPVRGIVNKLLVNTIGGVIQPGSDLVEIVPLDDTLLVEAKIRPQDIAFLHPGQEATVKFTAYDYTIYGGLKARLEQIGADTITDEDKKTTYYIIKLRTDRSHLGTDEKPLLIIPGMVASVDIITGKKTVLSYLLKPIIRARAEALHER; this comes from the coding sequence GTGTTGCTTAAGTCCGGCGTCAAAGGCTCTATCCGCCGTTACTTCAAAGGCTCCGACTCGCTCAGGGACCAGCCCCTGCCCGAGGTCAACAAGGCGCTTATCGAAGACGCCCCGCGTGTGGTGCGGTTGACTATCTGGGCAGTTATCGGCTTCTTCGTCTTCCTGATGCTTTGGGCCAACTTTGCGGTGATCGACGAAGTCACCAAGGGCGACGGCAAGGCGATTCCTTCCTCCAAGATTCAAAAGATCCAGAACCTTGAAGGCGGTATCGTCGCCGAGATGTTCGTCACTGAAGGGCAGATCGTCGAGGCCGGCGCGCCACTGATTCGCCTGGACGATACGCGATTCGCCTCCAACGTCGGCGAAACCGAAGCCGACCGGCTGTCGATGCTGCTTCGGGTGGAGCGCTTGAGTGCTGAAGTCGACGACCGTCCACTGAATTTCCCGGCTGACGTCTTGAAAGCGGTTCCCGGTCAGGCCGCGAGTGAAGAATCCCTGTACATCAGCCGTCGTCAGCAACTGCACGATGAAATCGGCGGATTGCAGGAGCAGTTGATCCAGCGTCAGCAAGAACTGCGCGAATTTACCTCCAAACAGTCCCAGTACCGCACCGCACTGGGGTTGCAGCGCCAGGAAATCAACATGTCCGAGCCGCTGGTGGCCCAGGGTGCCGTTTCGCCTGTGGAAGTACTGCGCCTCAAGCGCGCCGAGGTTGAAACCCGTGGGCAGTTGGATGCCACCACCCTGGCGATTCCGCGTGCAGAGTCGGCGATCAAGGAGGTGGCGCGCAAGATCGACGAGACCCGTGGCAAATTCCGTAGCGAGGCACTGACCCAGCTCAATGAAGCGCGCACCGACCTGAACAAGGCCCAGGCCACGGGCAAGGCGCTGGAGGATCGCGTCAGCCGGACAATGGTCACATCGCCGGTGCGTGGCATCGTCAACAAGCTGCTGGTGAACACCATTGGTGGTGTGATTCAGCCAGGCAGCGACCTGGTGGAAATCGTGCCGCTGGACGACACCCTGCTGGTGGAAGCCAAGATCCGCCCGCAAGACATTGCCTTCCTGCATCCGGGGCAGGAAGCGACCGTGAAATTCACCGCCTATGACTACACCATCTACGGTGGGCTCAAGGCCAGGCTCGAGCAGATCGGTGCCGACACCATCACCGACGAAGACAAGAAGACCACCTACTACATCATCAAGCTGCGCACGGATCGCAGCCACCTGGGCACAGATGAAAAGCCACTGCTGATCATCCCGGGCATGGTGGCGTCGGTGGATATCATCACGGGCAAGAAGACCGTACTGAGCTACCTGCTCAAGCCGATCATCCGGGCTCGCGCCGAGGCGTTGCATGAGCGGTGA
- a CDS encoding TauD/TfdA dioxygenase family protein, which yields MSAATATPSAATIAPQLFEIRPFSGAVGAEIIGLDLSRPVNDQDFARIHRAHLDHHVVVFRDQRITPQQQIDFSRRFGVLQIHVLKQFLLVGHPEILIVSNIVENGQNIGLGDAGKFWHSDLSYKELPSLGSMLHAQELPSEGGDTLFADMHKAWDNLPEALRKAVEGRSAAHSYTARYSETKFEGNWRPTLTPEQLAQVAEVIHPVVRTHPENGRKALFVSEGFTTRIVGLPQDESKQLLDELYAHSVLPQNIYRHQWQPHDLVFWDNRSLIHLAAGCPSYLRRKLFRTTIQGDAPF from the coding sequence ATGTCTGCAGCTACTGCTACCCCAAGCGCCGCGACCATCGCGCCGCAATTATTTGAAATCCGCCCGTTCAGTGGCGCCGTCGGTGCCGAAATCATCGGCCTCGATTTGTCCCGCCCGGTCAATGACCAGGACTTCGCCCGCATTCACCGCGCGCACCTGGATCATCACGTGGTGGTGTTCCGCGACCAGCGCATTACCCCCCAACAGCAGATCGATTTCAGCCGCCGTTTCGGCGTGTTGCAAATCCACGTGCTCAAGCAGTTCCTGCTGGTGGGGCATCCGGAAATCCTCATCGTTTCCAACATTGTCGAGAACGGCCAGAACATCGGCCTGGGCGATGCCGGCAAGTTCTGGCACTCCGATCTCTCCTATAAGGAACTGCCAAGCCTGGGCTCGATGCTGCATGCCCAGGAGCTGCCATCGGAAGGCGGCGACACCCTGTTCGCCGACATGCACAAAGCCTGGGACAACCTGCCTGAGGCGCTGCGTAAAGCGGTCGAAGGCCGCTCGGCGGCGCATTCCTACACGGCGCGCTACAGCGAGACCAAATTCGAAGGCAACTGGCGCCCGACCCTGACTCCGGAGCAACTGGCGCAGGTCGCCGAAGTCATTCACCCGGTCGTGCGCACCCACCCGGAAAACGGCCGCAAGGCGCTGTTCGTCAGCGAGGGTTTCACCACCCGCATCGTTGGCTTGCCGCAAGACGAGAGCAAGCAATTGCTCGACGAGCTCTACGCCCACAGCGTGTTGCCGCAAAACATCTACCGCCATCAGTGGCAGCCCCATGACCTGGTGTTCTGGGACAACCGTTCGCTGATCCACCTGGCCGCCGGATGCCCGAGCTATCTGCGCCGCAAGTTGTTTCGCACCACCATCCAGGGCGACGCGCCTTTCTGA
- a CDS encoding ABC transporter substrate-binding protein, protein MSKRLPFAPLAAAIGLGFSLIAGSLVAPTVAHAEGEIRIAEQFGIVYLLLNVVRDQNLIEKYGKQEGIDIKVDWTQLSGGAAVNDALLSGSIDIAGAGVGPLLTIWDRTHGKQNVKAVASLGNFPYYLVSNNPKVKTIADFTEKDRIAVPAVGVSVQSRFLQYAAAKQWGDKEFNRLDKYTIAVPHPDATAALIAGGTELTGHFSNPPFQDQALENKNVHVVLNTYDLLGPNSPTVLFATEKFRNENPKTYKAFIDALTEAATFAQNDKGAAADTYIRVTKAKIDRAELLKIIDNPQFEFSVTPKNTYPLAEFLFRVGAIKNKPDSWKDYFFQDAKPLQGS, encoded by the coding sequence ATGTCCAAACGTCTTCCCTTTGCACCGCTGGCCGCGGCCATCGGCCTGGGTTTCAGCCTGATCGCCGGTAGCCTGGTGGCGCCCACCGTGGCCCATGCCGAAGGTGAAATCCGCATCGCCGAACAGTTCGGCATCGTTTACCTGCTGCTCAACGTGGTGCGCGATCAGAACCTGATCGAGAAGTACGGCAAGCAGGAAGGCATCGACATCAAGGTCGACTGGACCCAGCTGTCGGGAGGCGCGGCGGTCAACGATGCGCTGCTCTCCGGCTCCATCGATATCGCGGGTGCCGGCGTCGGCCCGCTGCTGACCATCTGGGACCGCACCCACGGTAAGCAGAATGTCAAGGCCGTGGCCTCCCTCGGCAACTTCCCGTACTACCTGGTGAGCAATAATCCGAAGGTCAAGACCATCGCCGATTTCACCGAAAAGGACCGTATCGCGGTGCCGGCGGTGGGTGTGTCGGTGCAGTCGCGCTTCCTGCAATATGCCGCCGCCAAGCAGTGGGGCGACAAGGAGTTCAACCGTCTCGACAAGTACACTATCGCCGTTCCGCACCCCGACGCCACGGCGGCGTTGATCGCTGGCGGCACCGAGCTGACCGGGCACTTCTCCAACCCGCCATTCCAGGATCAGGCACTGGAAAACAAGAACGTGCACGTGGTGCTGAACACCTATGACCTGCTCGGCCCGAACTCGCCGACGGTGTTGTTTGCCACCGAAAAATTCCGCAACGAAAACCCGAAAACCTACAAAGCCTTCATCGACGCGCTGACTGAAGCCGCGACCTTTGCCCAGAACGATAAAGGCGCTGCGGCGGACACCTACATCCGCGTCACCAAGGCGAAAATCGACCGCGCCGAATTGCTGAAAATAATCGACAACCCGCAGTTCGAGTTCAGCGTCACGCCGAAAAATACCTACCCGCTGGCCGAGTTCCTCTTCCGTGTGGGCGCGATCAAAAACAAACCGGATTCGTGGAAGGATTACTTCTTCCAGGACGCCAAACCGCTGCAAGGGAGCTGA